A stretch of Labilibaculum sp. DW002 DNA encodes these proteins:
- a CDS encoding Ig-like domain-containing protein → VTIAAADEATVTISDEDASEVSIAATTQASEPGTDGLFTLTLTNAVSVDTEITFAVSGVATEGTDYSALGTTVTIPANSTSITLPVSVINDDLVETGGETVIVSLVSTNTAVTIAAADEATVTISDEDASEVSIAATTQASEPGTDGLFTLTLSNAVSVDTEITFAVSGVATEGTDYSAIGTTVTIPANSTEAIISVNVIDDALVESGGESVVVTLNSTNNSVTLSATSSANMNLGDDDSTEVTISATDDTAQEGTPAVDNAEFTVSMTNASAVNTIISYTIGGTATEGSDFTSLTGTITILAGSTSGTIDISVLDDVLFEDSETVIITLTGITSGDITTTLGTPVEATATIIDNDIDCYAGDDLEICSSDANVTLSTATENNASDFAWTTNGTGNFVNASILNAVYIPSDLDRTNGEVELTLGVSGISGTDSDVMTLKIWPRVLLNAGDETATINEGETYTVMGAIAVNYASILWTSTGGSFDDPTAINPVFTPSTTDNVVLRMTATGLGAGACSDDFDEISITINDFPTASNESVTGFEDQDLLFAETDFSVNYLDAELDDFEGIKIVNIESVGELEYNGSAVVSGLEITKTDISKLTFRSLLNENGLNYDSFEFKVFDGTAYSSETYTMSIDITAVNDVPYFTLMNPKDIWVSEDIGLVIINGQVATQFAGPVNETGQALNLKLTNDNPALFSEQPTLDAAGNLRFTPLTNVSGLATLGVQLFDDGGIANGGVDSSAIQIFTITVEAVNDAPVAEDDLFTVNEDENLSGNVKLDNGNGADSDPDSDSDNFTYSLIDGGTAETNGNLVLNTDGTFTYVPNADFFGDVTFTYQVCDDAVSPLSQECDEATVTITVDQISDEPLAVDDDYFMKEDDVLSGNVFDNDERLVDGPVLIVANTNPVSGTLVLNSDGTFVYTPDSGYYGTVTFTYTLRDVDGSESTATVTIIVDPLDYPPIANDDFAETDEEIAVSGNLFANDEDFINPPVLAISNTDPANGTVVVNADGTFTYTPNADFYGTDTFEYTIEDVDGDQDTGLVTITVNPVNDTPIAVADENTTDEDAGVSGNLMSNDTDLGDAEVNVVANTNPANGTVLVQPDGSYTYIPNENFNGVDTFTYTIEDEDGEQSTATVTITVNSINDVPVAVDDVNSTDEDTVVIGNVLPNDTDLDDDELTVVELNGSSSNLGVDIIMSGGGILQLNADGFYEFDPNGEYDYLNEGEEVQESFTYVVTDGTANSNVATVVITIIGVNDAPVATDDQEIARDNEEIIISVLDNDSDADEDDLIVTIITEPEFGFVVVNGDGTVSYLADLGAYCNTDQFTYRICDPSGLCDEAVVTIEIDVMDSDEDSIPDAIETLTADTDSDSTPDYLDLDSDNDGISDEDEARISDSCNDLPVDADQDGMPDYLDTDSDNDGYPDEEEGDDDCDGDGILDYMDSYDDCAEYIIIPEGFSPNGDGINDRLVIKGMRDFPNSELMIFNRWGAKIYSKKGYQNDWDGRAENSMTVGTNVIPEGTYYYVIDLGNGSKVIKGFIYINY, encoded by the coding sequence TGTAACAATCGCTGCGGCAGACGAAGCAACAGTAACTATTTCAGATGAAGATGCATCAGAAGTAAGCATAGCAGCTACGACTCAAGCAAGTGAGCCAGGAACAGATGGTTTGTTTACTTTGACGCTAACTAATGCAGTAAGTGTAGATACAGAAATCACATTTGCAGTAAGTGGCGTAGCAACAGAAGGAACCGATTATTCGGCACTTGGAACAACAGTTACCATTCCAGCTAACAGCACATCGATCACACTTCCAGTAAGTGTAATTAATGATGATCTAGTAGAAACTGGAGGCGAAACAGTAATTGTAAGTTTAGTTTCAACCAATACAGCGGTAACAATCGCTGCAGCAGACGAAGCAACAGTAACTATTTCAGATGAAGATGCATCAGAAGTAAGTATTGCAGCTACAACTCAGGCAAGTGAGCCAGGAACTGATGGTTTGTTTACTTTGACGCTAAGCAATGCAGTAAGTGTAGATACAGAAATCACATTTGCAGTAAGCGGTGTAGCAACAGAAGGCACTGATTATTCAGCAATTGGAACTACTGTAACGATTCCTGCTAATTCAACGGAAGCAATAATATCAGTTAATGTTATTGATGATGCGCTGGTTGAAAGTGGAGGTGAAAGTGTTGTTGTGACATTGAATTCTACCAACAATTCAGTGACCTTGTCAGCGACTAGTTCTGCAAATATGAACTTAGGAGATGATGATTCAACTGAAGTAACAATAAGTGCTACCGATGATACAGCTCAGGAAGGTACTCCTGCTGTTGATAATGCAGAGTTTACAGTTTCAATGACTAATGCCTCTGCTGTTAATACGATAATCAGTTACACCATAGGTGGAACTGCAACGGAAGGAAGTGACTTTACATCCTTAACAGGAACTATAACAATTCTGGCAGGTTCAACAAGTGGAACTATTGATATTAGTGTACTTGATGATGTTTTATTTGAGGATTCTGAAACTGTTATTATAACACTAACAGGAATTACTTCTGGTGATATTACAACAACATTAGGAACTCCAGTTGAAGCAACTGCAACAATAATTGATAATGATATTGATTGTTATGCTGGTGATGATCTAGAAATTTGTTCTTCGGATGCAAATGTTACTTTAAGTACTGCGACCGAAAACAATGCAAGTGACTTTGCCTGGACAACTAATGGAACAGGTAATTTCGTTAATGCAAGTATTTTAAATGCAGTTTACATTCCTAGTGATTTGGATAGAACAAATGGTGAAGTAGAGTTAACACTAGGTGTATCTGGTATTAGTGGAACAGATAGCGATGTAATGACATTGAAGATTTGGCCAAGAGTGCTTCTGAACGCAGGCGATGAAACTGCTACAATTAATGAAGGTGAGACTTATACTGTCATGGGAGCAATAGCAGTTAATTATGCTAGCATACTTTGGACAAGTACAGGTGGTTCATTTGATGATCCAACTGCAATTAATCCAGTATTCACTCCATCAACAACCGATAATGTTGTTCTTAGAATGACTGCAACAGGATTAGGAGCAGGTGCTTGTTCAGATGATTTTGATGAGATCTCAATTACCATAAATGATTTCCCAACAGCAAGTAATGAAAGTGTTACTGGTTTTGAAGATCAAGATTTATTATTTGCAGAAACAGATTTCTCTGTAAATTATTTAGACGCAGAGCTTGACGATTTTGAGGGAATTAAGATTGTGAATATTGAATCTGTTGGCGAATTGGAATACAATGGTTCTGCAGTTGTTTCAGGATTAGAAATTACAAAAACTGATATTTCTAAATTAACATTTAGATCACTGCTTAATGAGAATGGATTAAATTACGATTCATTTGAATTTAAAGTGTTTGATGGAACGGCGTATAGCTCTGAAACTTATACAATGAGTATTGATATTACAGCTGTTAATGATGTTCCTTACTTTACCTTAATGAATCCAAAAGACATTTGGGTGAGTGAGGATATAGGATTGGTGATTATCAATGGACAAGTAGCAACACAGTTTGCAGGTCCTGTAAATGAAACAGGTCAAGCTTTGAACTTGAAATTAACGAATGATAATCCAGCCTTATTCAGTGAGCAACCAACATTAGATGCAGCGGGTAATTTACGATTTACTCCTCTTACTAATGTATCTGGATTGGCAACATTAGGTGTTCAACTATTTGATGATGGAGGAATAGCTAATGGAGGCGTAGATTCATCGGCCATTCAAATATTTACAATAACTGTTGAGGCGGTTAACGATGCTCCAGTAGCAGAGGATGACTTGTTTACAGTGAATGAGGATGAGAATTTATCAGGAAATGTAAAATTAGATAATGGAAATGGAGCAGATTCGGATCCAGATAGTGACTCAGACAATTTCACTTACTCATTAATTGATGGTGGAACTGCTGAAACCAATGGAAATCTTGTATTGAATACAGATGGTACGTTCACTTATGTGCCGAATGCGGATTTCTTTGGAGATGTTACATTTACTTATCAGGTTTGCGATGATGCAGTTTCTCCTTTAAGTCAAGAGTGCGATGAAGCAACGGTTACAATTACTGTTGATCAGATTAGCGATGAACCTTTGGCAGTGGATGATGACTACTTCATGAAAGAGGACGATGTCTTGAGTGGAAACGTATTTGATAATGATGAAAGATTGGTTGATGGACCAGTACTGATCGTTGCGAATACAAACCCAGTTTCAGGTACATTAGTTCTTAATTCTGATGGAACATTTGTTTATACACCAGATTCAGGATATTACGGAACAGTAACATTTACCTACACTTTACGAGATGTAGATGGTAGTGAATCAACTGCGACAGTTACCATTATTGTTGATCCATTAGATTATCCACCAATTGCAAATGATGATTTTGCAGAAACGGATGAAGAAATTGCAGTAAGCGGTAATTTATTTGCCAATGATGAAGATTTCATTAATCCTCCAGTACTTGCGATTTCAAATACTGATCCGGCAAACGGAACAGTTGTAGTCAATGCTGATGGAACATTTACCTATACTCCAAATGCAGATTTTTATGGTACTGATACTTTCGAGTATACCATCGAAGATGTGGATGGAGATCAGGACACTGGATTAGTAACAATAACAGTAAATCCGGTTAATGATACACCAATCGCTGTTGCAGATGAAAATACAACAGATGAAGATGCTGGTGTTAGTGGTAATTTGATGAGTAATGATACTGATTTAGGTGATGCAGAGGTAAATGTTGTGGCAAATACCAATCCAGCAAATGGAACGGTTTTAGTTCAGCCTGATGGTTCATATACTTACATTCCAAATGAGAATTTTAATGGTGTTGATACGTTTACTTACACCATTGAAGACGAGGATGGCGAGCAATCAACGGCAACAGTTACAATTACGGTTAATTCAATAAATGATGTGCCAGTAGCTGTTGATGATGTGAATTCAACTGATGAAGATACAGTTGTTATAGGTAATGTATTGCCTAATGATACTGATCTTGATGACGATGAATTAACAGTTGTTGAGTTGAATGGTTCAAGTTCTAATTTAGGTGTTGATATCATCATGTCAGGCGGAGGTATTCTTCAATTGAATGCTGATGGTTTCTACGAATTCGATCCTAATGGTGAGTACGATTACCTAAACGAAGGAGAAGAGGTTCAAGAAAGCTTTACTTATGTGGTAACAGATGGAACTGCTAACAGTAATGTGGCAACTGTAGTGATTACAATTATTGGTGTGAATGATGCACCTGTTGCTACCGATGATCAGGAGATTGCTAGAGATAATGAAGAGATTATTATTTCTGTTTTAGATAATGATTCTGATGCCGATGAAGATGATCTAATCGTAACTATTATAACGGAACCTGAGTTTGGTTTTGTAGTTGTAAATGGTGATGGTACTGTTTCTTATTTGGCTGATTTGGGAGCTTATTGTAATACCGATCAATTTACATATCGTATTTGTGATCCATCAGGATTATGCGATGAAGCAGTGGTTACAATTGAAATTGATGTTATGGATAGCGATGAAGATTCCATTCCTGATGCAATTGAAACATTAACTGCAGATACGGATTCTGATTCAACTCCTGATTATCTGGATTTAGATAGCGATAATGATGGTATTTCCGATGAAGATGAAGCAAGGATTTCTGATTCTTGTAATGATCTTCCAGTTGATGCTGATCAGGACGGAATGCCTGATTATCTTGATACAGATAGTGATAATGATGGTTACCCAGATGAAGAAGAAGGCGATGATGATTGTGATGGAGATGGAATTTTAGATTACATGGATTCTTACGATGATTGCGCTGAATACATAATTATACCAGAAGGATTTTCTCCCAATGGCGATGGAATTAATGATCGCTTGGTCATTAAAGGAATGAGAGATTTCCCAAATAGTGAGTTGATGATTTTCAACCGTTGGGGAGCTAAAATATATAGTAAGAAGGGATATCAGAATGATTGGGACGGTAGAGCTGAAAACAGCATGACCGTTGGAACCAATGTTATTCCAGAAGGAACTTATTACTATGTGATCGATCTTGGAAATGGATCAAAAGTTATTAAAGGATTCATTTACATAAACTACTAA
- a CDS encoding PorP/SprF family type IX secretion system membrane protein, with translation MNRSSLQIIKCVALLVLIFPFGKVLKAQQDPMYTQYMHNPLTINPAYAGSTDMMSAMFLAREQWVGFDGAPKSRTLTLSAPITKYNVGAGFSYINDELGPVKQNSVYADFAYQLKLSERGTLAMGIKGGFDMIQIDLMNLTLNEQNDASFSSDFQEDFILNFGLGLYYYTPRYYLGVSIPRMLKNNYDDDGVNTTSLGYKERHYFITAGALFDINENVKFKPSILSKIVWNAPVSLDLSANFILNDKLWLGAAYRIDDAMSFLIHYQISEQLRVGYAFDLTESELRRYNNGTHEIMVAFDFQFNKKKVMTPRYF, from the coding sequence ATGAATAGATCTAGTTTACAAATTATTAAATGTGTTGCTTTATTGGTTTTAATTTTTCCTTTTGGAAAAGTGTTAAAAGCGCAACAAGATCCTATGTATACTCAATATATGCACAACCCATTAACGATAAATCCGGCTTACGCCGGAAGTACCGATATGATGAGTGCCATGTTTCTCGCACGCGAACAGTGGGTAGGATTTGACGGTGCACCTAAATCAAGAACCTTAACGCTTAGTGCTCCAATAACAAAGTATAATGTTGGAGCGGGTTTTTCTTACATTAATGATGAGCTAGGGCCAGTAAAGCAAAATAGTGTATATGCCGATTTTGCGTACCAACTGAAGCTAAGTGAAAGAGGAACTTTGGCGATGGGAATAAAAGGAGGTTTTGATATGATTCAGATTGACTTGATGAACTTGACTCTTAATGAGCAAAATGATGCTTCTTTCTCATCTGATTTTCAAGAAGATTTTATTTTGAATTTTGGTTTGGGCTTGTACTATTATACACCACGTTATTATCTTGGTGTGTCAATACCAAGAATGTTGAAGAACAATTACGATGATGATGGAGTGAATACAACAAGTTTAGGTTACAAGGAACGTCATTATTTTATAACTGCAGGTGCTTTGTTTGATATTAACGAGAATGTGAAATTCAAGCCATCAATTTTATCTAAAATTGTTTGGAATGCTCCAGTTTCCTTAGATCTTTCGGCCAATTTTATATTGAATGATAAACTTTGGTTAGGAGCAGCTTATCGTATCGATGATGCAATGAGTTTTTTAATCCATTATCAAATATCAGAGCAACTTCGTGTAGGTTATGCTTTTGATTTAACCGAATCGGAATTGCGCAGGTACAATAATGGAACGCATGAAATCATGGTTGCATTCGACTTCCAGTTCAACAAAAAGAAAGTAATGACACCAAGGTATTTCTAA
- a CDS encoding OmpA family protein, producing MRKLTRTILFFGLLLMNLSLNAQMLERADKHFESFAYQEAIDLYEMLWEKDSLNENVTRQLAASYRLINNSQKAEFWYAKVLEMPNVENDDYLFYARALQSNQKYAKANEWMEKYRQKESGSKQDLIDEDVINKLKSDSLKYKVKPVSANSEESDFGVAYYRNDVIFSSAREKMSVIKRNHKWNNQNYLRLYQTHVGEDGNLLNATLFSKDITTKFHDGPVCFTKSGEEMFLTRNYVSDSKKAKRNKEGVVSIKLYHCKKEGDGWSTPELLSFNLEAFSTGHPALSDNEKSLYFISDRPGGFGGTDLYVSKKTASGWSEPVNLGDKINTSENEMFPFVDETNNLFFASKGHVGLGGLDVFSIDLDDEKAKPVNMGYPINSSKDDFNLIHKKGSGYFASNRIKGESFDDVYHFALMRRTIKGQVFNSETKEILGNTEVSLIDKNGNVAERVVTDKDANFQFVISKIDNYQIRSTKEYYFDGDVAIPASELRKNGELNKIVYQAPDNILSLKGLVVFKEDRSPVADVNVSIKNSKSDDSINLTSDTNGTFSCELLRGMDYTIEYHKEGILSKTRRVETSMIKGSEIFVEEEVDKVQVGKVFVLDNIFYDVNKSNIREDAAIELDKLVVVMTENPNLKIELSSHTDSRGSDPYNMALSSRRAKEAVEYIVSKGISPDRMKAKGYGETKLINKCSNGVKCSKEEHQANRRTEVKILAM from the coding sequence ATGAGAAAATTGACACGCACTATATTATTCTTTGGGCTTTTATTGATGAATCTTTCATTGAATGCTCAAATGTTAGAAAGGGCAGATAAACATTTTGAATCTTTTGCATATCAAGAAGCCATTGACTTGTATGAAATGCTTTGGGAGAAAGATAGTTTAAATGAAAACGTAACCAGGCAATTGGCTGCTTCCTATCGATTGATTAATAATTCACAAAAAGCAGAATTTTGGTATGCTAAGGTTTTGGAAATGCCGAATGTCGAAAATGATGATTATTTGTTTTACGCAAGGGCTTTGCAAAGCAATCAGAAGTACGCTAAGGCAAATGAGTGGATGGAGAAATATCGTCAAAAAGAATCAGGATCAAAGCAAGATCTCATTGATGAAGATGTGATTAATAAGCTGAAAAGCGATTCCTTAAAATATAAGGTGAAACCAGTTTCTGCTAATTCGGAAGAATCTGATTTTGGAGTAGCATATTATCGAAATGATGTGATTTTTTCATCAGCTAGAGAGAAAATGTCTGTAATAAAGAGGAATCATAAATGGAACAATCAAAATTACCTTCGATTGTATCAAACTCATGTTGGTGAGGATGGTAACCTATTGAATGCAACATTATTCTCGAAAGATATTACAACTAAATTTCATGATGGTCCAGTTTGCTTTACGAAGTCGGGCGAGGAAATGTTTTTAACACGTAATTACGTATCCGATTCGAAAAAGGCAAAGCGAAATAAGGAAGGCGTGGTAAGTATTAAGCTTTACCATTGTAAAAAAGAAGGTGATGGATGGTCTACACCAGAATTACTTTCCTTTAATTTGGAAGCTTTTTCAACAGGACATCCTGCTTTGTCAGATAATGAAAAGAGTTTGTATTTTATTTCTGATCGTCCAGGAGGATTTGGAGGGACTGATTTATATGTTTCTAAGAAAACAGCATCAGGTTGGAGCGAACCAGTAAATTTAGGCGACAAAATTAATACTTCAGAGAATGAAATGTTTCCTTTTGTTGATGAAACAAACAACTTATTTTTTGCATCAAAGGGGCATGTTGGCTTAGGCGGATTAGATGTGTTTTCAATTGACTTAGATGATGAAAAAGCAAAGCCAGTAAATATGGGCTATCCAATTAATTCGTCGAAAGATGATTTTAATTTAATTCACAAGAAGGGGAGTGGATACTTTGCTTCAAATAGAATAAAAGGGGAGAGTTTCGATGATGTATATCATTTTGCTCTAATGAGACGAACGATAAAAGGTCAGGTGTTTAATTCCGAAACAAAAGAGATCTTAGGCAATACAGAAGTTTCATTGATTGATAAAAATGGGAACGTAGCTGAAAGAGTAGTAACAGATAAAGATGCAAACTTTCAATTTGTGATTTCTAAGATAGATAACTATCAAATCCGATCTACTAAAGAATATTATTTTGATGGAGATGTAGCTATTCCTGCTAGCGAATTAAGAAAGAATGGAGAACTGAATAAGATTGTATATCAGGCACCAGATAATATTTTATCATTAAAAGGCTTGGTTGTGTTCAAAGAGGATCGTTCTCCTGTTGCTGATGTGAATGTTTCGATTAAAAATAGCAAATCTGATGACTCGATTAATTTAACAAGTGATACAAATGGTACATTTTCTTGTGAGTTGCTGAGAGGAATGGATTACACAATCGAATATCACAAAGAAGGCATATTATCTAAAACGCGAAGAGTGGAAACTTCTATGATAAAAGGAAGTGAAATTTTTGTTGAAGAAGAGGTAGATAAAGTGCAGGTTGGAAAAGTATTTGTCCTAGATAATATCTTTTACGATGTAAATAAATCAAACATTCGTGAGGATGCAGCAATCGAATTAGATAAATTGGTAGTTGTAATGACTGAGAATCCAAACCTAAAAATCGAATTAAGTTCGCATACCGATTCAAGAGGTAGCGATCCTTACAATATGGCCTTATCCAGCAGAAGAGCTAAGGAAGCTGTGGAATACATTGTTTCGAAAGGAATCTCACCTGATCGTATGAAAGCGAAAGGATATGGTGAAACCAAATTGATAAATAAATGTTCTAATGGAGTAAAGTGCAGCAAAGAAGAACATCAGGCTAACAGAAGAACTGAAGTTAAGATTTTGGCAATGTAG
- a CDS encoding cobalamin B12-binding domain-containing protein — MTYDIYVKNYLDAILEGDRLKCSTIVKDFLQQNPSIKDLYEKILKVSLYQVGELWEANKISVATEHIATAITEGILNELFMELTPIKKLNKKVVVACVENEHHQVGVKMVADIFEMQGWDSYFLGSGIPLSELIRYIKEVSPDIVAISLSIYFNYVNFTRMIKEINEEFPDIIIIVGGQAFSNKKNSLSDKLENLLYIPDLNLLESYIKSINQKRL, encoded by the coding sequence ATGACATACGACATCTACGTAAAAAATTATCTTGATGCCATACTAGAAGGTGATAGATTAAAATGTTCGACGATAGTAAAAGATTTTCTTCAACAGAACCCATCAATAAAGGATCTTTATGAAAAGATTCTGAAGGTTTCTCTTTATCAAGTAGGTGAACTTTGGGAAGCCAACAAGATTAGTGTTGCCACAGAGCACATAGCTACGGCAATAACAGAAGGGATTTTAAATGAACTTTTCATGGAACTTACTCCCATAAAAAAATTAAATAAAAAGGTTGTAGTTGCTTGTGTTGAAAATGAACATCACCAAGTAGGAGTTAAAATGGTAGCTGATATTTTTGAGATGCAAGGTTGGGATAGTTATTTTTTAGGGAGTGGGATCCCTCTTTCTGAATTGATCAGGTACATCAAAGAGGTTTCTCCAGATATTGTTGCGATTTCGTTAAGTATTTACTTTAACTATGTTAATTTCACTAGAATGATAAAGGAAATTAATGAGGAATTTCCTGATATAATAATTATAGTAGGAGGTCAGGCATTTTCGAATAAGAAGAATAGTCTATCCGATAAATTAGAAAACTTGCTTTACATTCCAGATTTGAATTTATTAGAGAGTTATATAAAATCAATTAACCAAAAACGATTATGA
- a CDS encoding sensor histidine kinase: protein MRNDDLLRNWYPILQENMIEGKSVAIGIFSFEENILYANNAMNHFLNVDSENQKPVNAFVNPEFDVFVNKEEQGLVFDGSLTIGNRFDVSYSLESKVYRLGGEILVFAEANLLQLFAENKKMSTLNQQVNNLQRELIKEKRNLQYTLSELKDTQQMLVQSEKMNAMGQLVAGVAHEINNPIGFVYSNLFSWKGIGEDLVNAYLDLEQLIKNQENEKLFGEAKKIREENDLDYQIEDMADVFEESKTGLDRVKKIVEDLRTFSRLDESAMKKINLTENLQSTISIAKTKFNEKAANFNFECPDELYVECYPGQLNQAILNVLINATQAIDYAGRIEMSLIEFEEEVQISIKDDGCGIAENNKEKIFDPFYTTKPIGTGTGLGLSITHKIICEVHQGKIEVESEPNKGAKFIISIPKVISL, encoded by the coding sequence GTGCGTAATGATGATTTACTTCGCAATTGGTACCCCATATTGCAAGAAAACATGATAGAGGGGAAATCGGTTGCAATTGGAATCTTTTCTTTTGAAGAGAATATTTTGTATGCAAATAATGCTATGAATCATTTTTTAAATGTTGATTCAGAGAATCAAAAGCCTGTAAATGCTTTTGTTAATCCTGAGTTTGATGTATTTGTAAATAAAGAAGAGCAAGGTCTTGTTTTTGATGGTAGTTTAACCATTGGTAACCGTTTCGATGTTAGTTATAGTTTAGAATCTAAAGTGTATCGATTGGGTGGTGAGATTTTAGTTTTTGCAGAGGCAAACCTATTGCAACTTTTTGCAGAGAATAAAAAAATGAGTACTCTTAATCAGCAAGTTAATAATTTGCAAAGAGAATTAATTAAAGAGAAAAGAAACTTACAGTACACGCTGTCCGAACTGAAAGATACGCAACAAATGCTTGTTCAGTCAGAGAAAATGAATGCAATGGGACAGCTTGTAGCTGGAGTTGCACATGAGATTAATAATCCAATTGGCTTTGTTTATAGTAATTTGTTTTCTTGGAAAGGTATTGGTGAAGATCTGGTAAATGCTTATTTGGATCTTGAGCAATTAATCAAAAATCAGGAGAATGAAAAACTGTTTGGGGAAGCAAAAAAAATTAGAGAAGAAAATGATCTAGATTACCAGATAGAGGATATGGCAGATGTATTTGAGGAATCGAAAACAGGGCTGGATCGTGTGAAAAAAATTGTTGAAGATTTACGCACCTTTTCAAGGCTCGATGAATCTGCAATGAAAAAGATTAATTTAACGGAAAACCTACAATCCACCATTTCAATTGCGAAAACAAAGTTTAATGAGAAAGCGGCGAATTTTAATTTTGAATGTCCAGACGAGTTATATGTTGAATGTTATCCAGGGCAGTTGAATCAAGCTATTCTTAATGTTCTTATTAATGCCACTCAGGCAATTGATTATGCAGGACGAATTGAAATGAGTTTGATAGAGTTTGAAGAGGAAGTTCAAATTTCTATTAAAGATGATGGTTGTGGAATAGCTGAAAATAATAAAGAGAAAATTTTTGATCCGTTTTACACTACAAAACCAATAGGTACTGGAACGGGTTTAGGTTTAAGCATTACTCACAAAATAATTTGTGAAGTCCATCAAGGTAAAATTGAAGTGGAGTCGGAGCCAAATAAAGGAGCCAAGTTTATTATTTCTATTCCCAAAGTAATTAGCTTATGA
- a CDS encoding hybrid sensor histidine kinase/response regulator, with translation MILNDMEKYNLLVVDDEIEILKSIKRQFRKKYNVFTAENAIDALQVMANESIQVVISDQRMPAMSGTEFLNIVKEKFPEALKLIITGYSDIEAVIGAINEGQIFRYITKPWNPIELESILSEAFEKYELITNNKKLTKSLQISNSELEEKVKLRTAELQELNSKLKGLNLEKNKYVGIVAHDLRNPIGVAKGFAELLIDEYDDIQRVDKLDYISTIKERCAFALNLITDILDLSKIEAGIFELQKQEQDYISFVQDNIQQNILLAKRKSQMLELKSDLKSCSARFDSSKMEQVLNNLIGNAMKYSVADSKIIIDVTTENGKIVTRVIDEGQGIPVDELDAIFASYTTSSVKGTRGEKSTGLGLAIVKKIINAHEGSISVDSTVGKGSVFTFSFPL, from the coding sequence ATGATATTAAATGATATGGAAAAATACAACTTACTTGTTGTCGATGATGAAATAGAAATTCTAAAATCAATTAAGAGACAATTTAGAAAAAAATATAATGTTTTTACAGCTGAAAATGCAATAGATGCACTGCAGGTTATGGCGAATGAAAGCATACAAGTTGTCATTTCAGATCAACGAATGCCTGCAATGAGTGGGACTGAGTTCTTGAATATTGTAAAAGAGAAGTTTCCTGAAGCTTTAAAGTTAATTATCACAGGATATTCTGACATTGAAGCGGTGATTGGAGCCATAAATGAGGGACAGATTTTTCGATACATTACCAAACCATGGAATCCTATTGAACTAGAGTCAATTTTATCCGAAGCCTTTGAAAAATATGAATTAATTACAAATAATAAAAAATTAACAAAGTCACTTCAGATTTCAAATTCTGAATTAGAAGAGAAAGTAAAGTTGCGTACTGCTGAGTTGCAGGAACTCAATTCAAAATTAAAGGGACTAAATTTAGAAAAGAATAAATACGTTGGAATTGTTGCTCATGATTTACGTAATCCAATTGGTGTAGCCAAAGGTTTTGCGGAGCTGTTGATTGATGAATATGATGATATACAGCGAGTTGATAAGTTAGATTATATTTCAACGATTAAAGAGAGGTGTGCTTTTGCTTTGAATTTAATTACTGATATCCTTGATTTGTCAAAAATTGAAGCAGGCATTTTTGAATTGCAAAAACAAGAGCAGGATTACATTTCTTTTGTTCAGGATAATATTCAACAAAATATTTTATTGGCGAAAAGAAAATCTCAAATGTTGGAATTAAAATCTGACTTAAAAAGTTGTTCGGCTCGCTTTGATTCAAGTAAGATGGAGCAAGTGTTGAATAATCTTATAGGTAATGCAATGAAATATTCAGTAGCTGATTCAAAAATAATTATTGATGTTACCACCGAAAATGGTAAAATTGTGACAAGAGTGATCGATGAAGGACAAGGAATTCCGGTTGATGAATTAGATGCTATTTTTGCTTCTTATACAACAAGTTCTGTAAAGGGAACAAGAGGCGAAAAATCTACAGGATTAGGTTTGGCTATCGTTAAAAAGATTATTAATGCACATGAAGGATCTATTTCTGTTGATAGTACGGTAGGTAAAGGGAGTGTTTTTACCTTTTCTTTTCCTTTATAG